The segment ACAGAAACGGTGTACAGGACCATGCGAAGACACTCGACCAACCGGATATCCAATAAAACTTGAGCGGAAACTCCATAGGTTTCAGAGTCGTCGTTACGATACATTTCATGGTTTTGTCCGCAACACgcaaaatgtcatttaatCTTTGGATCAATTGAGTCGTCAGCTTTCTGCGTGAGTAAATTCGCGTGATCATAAAAAACACTTCTACTGTGAGCACGCTGGTAACAGTACCGTCTCTCAAAACCTTTTCCCACGGGGCCAAGACCATTCCAggaattaatacaattatttggaTCACTTCGATCAACCACGTGCAGATGCCGTATAGCTTCCACGTGATTGAAAAATCCGAATCATCTGATGTCAAGGGTAACAAGTTGCCCGAAATGAGGTTTAAGCGAACGTTTAAAGGATTCACGTTTTGGAAATCCATACTCTCTGTGTTACCTTTCtgcgatgaaaaattatatttgacaaaCTTTAACACCTCCGTTTTGTCATTATGctatattgtaaatatcttttttcgttttcttccaAGGAACATGCAAGACGTTTCTCACAAAAGTGAAAAATGACTTCATCTTCagcgttttattattctctttgAGTTCCTACAACTTCTAAGAGTTTTATCAATACATAATGCGCTGTCATACTGACAGCGATGATGTCCGCGCacaattattgatatttaccTTGCCTGATTATTATTCAGGATAATTACAGGCATCAACAgtctcttttaataaataatatcacaaaaaGACTGTCGTGTGCTATCGTAGAGGAACAAAATgtgttcataaaataaatattacaataataatgacGGACAGtagaaacattaaaacaaAACGGAAAACtctttcatttaaatattatgtttatctttcaggataaaattttctttgaaaattccACTACTTTATAGACCGACAATTATCTTATGGTATTTGGTCGACAGCCACGGAGTTGTAAAATTCGAAATAGCTGTAGTGCTTGACGTTGCTTGATGCATGTCTCATCAAGGCAAAATTATGGATTGATCTGCAAATCGGAAGTAAATATGCTGCTTATATTCTACAAAATGTCATTTATGAACAATACAAGATCTTGCATTCTTGTTTGTTAGAATAAGTCATCACAATTGAGTAAGCTTTCacacattatttttgtcataaatatGCTTCAACATTGCAGGAAAACAAggacaaaaagaaattattatgttttaataatcatggaataatgattaatgttaataataatttatgttgcatattattttatattttatttaaaggtGCGGGCAACTGTTATCTACAAATTATACTAATAGTGTTATTGGTTTAATGTAATCAATAATCTCAGagatatcataaataaattattatttgttcgtaaagttattaattgttaCCTTTAGattgcaaaacaaaaatttagtttaaagaattgctatatttaaattgttcacGCATAATCTTCATTGTTGATCACTTTACTCTCAAAAGCAGAAGGCAAATCGAATACGATTGATTCAATATCTAAAAgatcaaaaaatttagaaaaactgATGtgaaatttagtaaaaataatagtattgttgcatataaaatataaaaatatagagaatACATATGTTCTTACTGCCATAAATGCGggtaaagataaattaaatttatcgcacGCCGAAAGCTTGCATTCTAAGTTATTTCCCAATATCATCATCATAAATGTACGTTTCATAGACGGTCCAAACTGATACCACTTTTCTTGAAATGCTTTATTCGTCATTTTTGTACTCTAAATTGAacatagaataattataaataattgcatgtaattattaattgagatccgataatctcggctcgtctcagctctcggtctcgcgtaaagagacACGGTTGGTCTTGCGCTgtgcgtgaacttggcgcgagacactaccgtgtctcttgattatctcttttttcatttataattgctaataattatattcacggatatttaatattaaaaaattaaatatgtataatcattattcaataattatttttttaattgctgtGGATAGCTAGAAAAgctgaaatttatatattaacatagaACGGtagttatttataacgttaacttaattttgaaaaaggaAACAATGTAAAGactatattgcaataaaacttACCGCATCGTATAACTGTTGGACACAAAAACAcaacatataaaattgcactACTGAGCCAAACGAGAACGTACTGACCAACAAACTTTCCACAAAAGTCATTGACGGTATCTGAAGACATATCAATGTAATAACGTcgcttatacatatatatatagttcataaaataatataaaattatcaatacaattaaaatttaattgtattaactTAATACCAatgtaattgtttataattaacttatatattaaatgttaatattaaatgtaaaattaatgttagcAGTTGTTACTCACTGCGCTCAACATGATACCGATAAAACAAAATCGTAACACGTTGTTCACATAAATCATACTAAGGTTCAAAGATAGCAATTGTTTTAACAAAGAtgataaactaaaataaaacgcataagatatattgtaaagtactaattataaagtatatcttagaagaaataatatttatagtacTAAAAAAATCTGATTAGATTTGCGATGcaccactttaaaaaattcaatagaaacaaaattttgtttataatgcATAAAAGGCCATGAGAAAATCAAACCACGGCAAAAAGTGAAGGATAAACACAATCAcgaattctataataaaaattttatcaattttaagcTCTAACAACTTTGCACAATGATTTAAACACAGTAATCATCAATTATTGATTGATGATCTCGTCACCAATCAATATTTAGGCAACAAAAGTCAAAATAACACGTCTCTGGTCAATAatgtgttaatttaattttgaataaaaaataaagaaatacagAGTTTTGAAtcagatttttatatagaattattagagctttttcaaataatttttcgttttatttaacaaatttgtgAATATAGTTTACTTGATTACTTACTGAATGACGGCATTGTAATGTCGACATACCGCTCTCATCTCTCTTTCCTCCCAGTGATCTATTTCGGGGGAATGTTTCCGagaagatttattaaattcattttgcGGATTTCCATCTCGAAATATTACCGCAAGTCTCGTAGCGATATATCGATACTGCGCTGTTAACAGCATTATTAGATGTATCATATAAACATCCAGTCCGActttctttacaaat is part of the Linepithema humile isolate Giens D197 chromosome 3, Lhum_UNIL_v1.0, whole genome shotgun sequence genome and harbors:
- the LOC105678928 gene encoding odorant receptor 49a-like, yielding MVPKMDFQNVNPLNVRLNMISGNLLPLTPGDSQFPIMQKLYSAFTWLIEVIQTSVLIPGMILVSREKALNDGLLTLVVTIEVFFMFTRIYARKKLLSQLIQKFNDILSVADETMQNIVTTTLKPMEDPLRFYWLAGWPAVGVWFCIPFLFIFERSSFFYEDFKMPAVFSKQPFSMNIFLMGNVIILCGEMYIFVKKVGLDVYMIHLIMLLTAQYRYIATRLAVIFRDGNPQNEFNKSSRKHSPEIDHWEEREMRAVCRHYNAVIHLSSLLKQLLSLNLSMIYVNNVLRFCFIGIMLSAIPSMTFVESLLVSTFSFGSVVQFYMLCFCVQQLYDASTKMTNKAFQEKWYQFGPSMKRTFMMMILGNNLECKLSACDKFNLSLPAFMAILNQSYSICLLLLRVK